The following are from one region of the Arachis duranensis cultivar V14167 chromosome 10, aradu.V14167.gnm2.J7QH, whole genome shotgun sequence genome:
- the LOC110276773 gene encoding uncharacterized protein LOC110276773, translated as MRDICLFGDKTLIALYDTGASHSFISFAKVEELGLKVSKLPFDLHVHTPHQTVMTRSGCRQVGFKLEGRAFVHDLICLPMVGLEMILGFDWLSKNQVLFDCFEQIIRFIPEGDSGAVITVGYYLNSVVLHCCGEECQGYILLTTNASSDTQGLDQIPIVRNFLEVFPEDILEFPP; from the coding sequence ATGAGAGATATTTGTTTATTTGGTGATAAGACTTTAATTGCATTATATGATACTGGAGCATCGCATTCGTTTATCTCGTTTGCTAAAGTTGAGGAATTAGGCTTGAAAGTGTCAAAGTTACCTTTTGATCTGCATGTACATACCCCGCATCAGACAGTTATGACTAGATCAGGTTGTAGACAAGTAGGTTTCAAGCTTGAGGGTAGAGCTTTTGTACACGATTTGATCTGTTTACCTATGGTTGGGTTGGAGATGATTTTGGGGTTTGACTGGTTGTCGAAAAATCAAGTTTTGTTCGATTGCTTTGAACAGATAATTCGATTTATACCGGAAGGAGATAGTGGAGCAGTGATAACCGTAGGATATTACCTGAACTCTGTTGTGCTACACTGTTGTGGGGAAGAGTGTCAGGGTTACATCTTGTTAACTACTAATGCTTCGAGTGATACCCAAGGCTTAGATCAGATCCCGATAGTTAGGAATTTTCTGGAGGTATTTCCGGAAGATATTCTTGAGTTCCCTCCTTAA
- the LOC107469172 gene encoding cold shock protein 2-like — protein sequence MELMQLKQGFMFVAEYTNMFEELCRFSRVCQGDPETLKSWRCIKYQRGLKDNIMTVVAPMEIHVFFDLVNKARVVEEYAKTVAASKDTHGGGSSKVHGKYYHLRGQSFKRGGYVHQGQGGFRKNTHEQFQHGKGRGSQSGCFNCGFSGHIARDCTRGKNPNAG from the coding sequence ATGGAGCTAatgcagctgaagcaaggttTTATGTTTGTGGCAGAGTACACCAACATGTTCGAAGAGCTTTGTAGGTTTTCTCGGGTGTGTCAGGGTGACCCAGAGACTTTAAAGAGCTGGAGGTGTATTAAGTACCAGAGGGGTTTGAAGGACAACATTATGACTGTTGTGGCTCCTATGGAGATTCATGTCTTCTTTGACTTGGTGAACAAAGCAAGGGTAGTAGAAGAATATGCCAAGACAGTGGCTGCGTCCAAGGACACTCATGGAGGAGGTAGTAGCAAAGTACATGGCAAGTATTACCATTTGAGGGGTCAAAGCTTTAAGAGAGGAGGATATGTGCATCAAGGTCAAGGAGGTTTCAGGAAGAACACTCATGAACAGTTCCAGCATGGCAAGGGAAGAGGAAGTCAGAGTGGGTGCTTCAACTGTGGCTTTTCTGGTCATATTGCGAGGGATTGCACTCGTGGGAAGAACCCAAATGCGGGTTAG